A stretch of Rickettsia rickettsii DNA encodes these proteins:
- a CDS encoding RP853 family protein, producing MNNAIVLNNVNTNLFKKDIVNNFVNNLMKSTCSTIANMLAIDYTLRLNSKPEAEKYINKCISRLKNYLGMRVINDDNFSVALELFAIMITSEDENEQNKNNILEQSQDIIAANLVEVYFGDEINSTEKEKIKNIFKTLLKEKNFDKIINYAESHKKLFKASVMYVMKKYNNIDEATIYIKKEFNKILEMSLVFTQKSNIFKQATGKIAGAVCALLVGAISVATAGAAFSIIVVPASIFAVRYAPELGEKIGGLILNNDNAIKLEQSNIDKFMKTLQNDKERLLSQEKTKNIKQNIKVSPSQINVKLTKKVVNEKHR from the coding sequence ATGAATAATGCAATAGTACTTAATAACGTAAATACTAATTTATTTAAAAAAGATATTGTTAATAATTTTGTCAATAATCTTATGAAATCTACTTGCTCTACTATTGCAAATATGCTTGCTATAGATTATACGCTAAGGCTTAATTCTAAACCAGAGGCTGAAAAATATATTAATAAATGTATTTCTAGACTCAAAAATTATTTAGGTATGCGGGTTATTAACGATGATAATTTTTCCGTAGCATTAGAGTTATTTGCAATAATGATTACTTCTGAAGACGAAAATGAGCAAAATAAGAATAATATTTTAGAGCAATCACAAGATATAATAGCAGCAAATCTTGTAGAAGTTTATTTTGGAGATGAAATAAATAGTACCGAAAAAGAAAAAATTAAAAATATATTTAAAACTCTTTTAAAAGAGAAGAATTTTGATAAAATAATAAATTATGCGGAGTCTCACAAAAAATTATTTAAGGCTTCTGTAATGTATGTAATGAAGAAATATAATAATATTGATGAAGCAACCATCTATATAAAGAAAGAATTTAATAAAATATTAGAGATGTCTTTAGTATTTACACAAAAAAGTAATATATTTAAACAAGCAACTGGAAAAATCGCCGGTGCTGTTTGTGCTTTATTAGTCGGAGCAATCAGTGTTGCGACTGCAGGAGCGGCTTTTTCTATAATAGTTGTACCGGCATCAATTTTTGCCGTCAGATATGCACCTGAACTTGGTGAAAAAATTGGAGGATTAATTTTGAATAATGATAATGCAATAAAACTAGAACAAAGCAATATAGATAAGTTTATGAAAACATTACAAAATGATAAAGAACGTCTTCTATCTCAAGAAAAAACAAAAAACATCAAACAAAATATTAAAGTTTCTCCTTCTCAAATCAATGTTAAATTAACTAAGAAAGTGGTTAATGAAAAACATAGATAG
- the alaS gene encoding alanine--tRNA ligase — MTKFTTEEVRSKFITYFKANNHTHVPASSLIPHNDPSLMFVNSGMVQFKNVFTGQGKRPYNKAVTSQKSLRAGGKHNDLENVGYTARHHTFFEMLGNFSFGDYFKEQAIYYAWNLLTKEFELPKDKLYATIYHTDDEAAAYWKKIAGFGDDRIIKIKTNDNFWSMGDTGPCGPCSEIFYDHGEQIYGGLPGTKDEDGDRFIEIWNMVFMQYEQIDKDTSIELSQKSIDTGMGLERMTAVLQHVNNNYDIDLFQEIINFTENIVKVKAEGEAKFSYRVIADHLRASSFLIADGVIPSNEGRGYVLRRIMRRSMRHAHMLGSKEPLMYKLLPKLVDLMGNVYPELKRAESFISSILEQEEIRFKATLERGLKLLTEETETLTKGNKLSGEVAFKLYDTYGFPLDLTEDILKNRDIAVDHKGFEEQMLMQKELARKSWLGSGESKTNQLWFDIKEQHGSTEFLGYTLNEAKCKIIALIKNNNLVNDIKEIDTQFLLISNQTPFYGESGGQIGDIGTISAKDSEVEVIDTLKYLGSIIVHKCILKKGQINVGENANFSIDIRYRQNLRIHHSATHILHAVLHEVLGKHVTQKGSLVAPTYLRFDISHSKAVTNEEITLIEDKVNEIIRDNHEVTTTLMATEDAIKQGAMALFGEKYDSEVRVVKMGETSLELCGGTHVRRTGDIGCFKITSESAIAAGVRRIEAVCGEFVITLMRENDSLLKSIESSFKTNKNELITKVNNILERNKEVEKELEKTLLASLDLSIEQIEKQAAQITGIKLLYKKVGNIDNKILRQAAENLTKKVEDLIMVYIAEGIGKLSITVAVSKAITDKYNADIIAKKLSLFLGGSGGGGQASLAQAGGNDIGKLTNIHEKLYSLLTV; from the coding sequence ATGACTAAATTTACCACTGAAGAAGTTAGAAGTAAATTTATAACTTACTTTAAAGCAAATAATCATACACATGTACCGGCCAGCTCGTTAATTCCACACAATGACCCTAGCTTAATGTTTGTTAATTCCGGAATGGTACAATTTAAAAATGTTTTTACCGGACAAGGAAAAAGACCTTATAACAAAGCGGTAACTAGTCAAAAGTCTCTTAGAGCCGGCGGCAAGCATAATGACCTTGAGAATGTAGGTTATACGGCAAGACATCATACCTTTTTTGAAATGCTAGGTAATTTTTCATTCGGTGACTATTTTAAAGAACAAGCCATATATTACGCTTGGAATTTATTGACTAAAGAATTTGAACTCCCAAAAGACAAGCTGTATGCAACAATTTATCATACTGATGACGAAGCAGCTGCTTATTGGAAAAAAATAGCAGGTTTTGGGGATGATCGCATCATAAAGATCAAAACAAACGATAATTTTTGGTCAATGGGTGATACTGGCCCTTGCGGTCCTTGTTCCGAAATTTTTTACGACCACGGTGAACAAATATATGGCGGACTTCCTGGTACTAAAGATGAAGACGGTGATAGATTTATCGAGATTTGGAATATGGTATTTATGCAATATGAACAAATCGATAAAGATACTAGCATAGAATTATCGCAAAAATCTATCGATACCGGTATGGGTCTTGAGCGTATGACGGCAGTATTACAGCATGTTAACAACAATTATGATATAGATTTATTTCAGGAAATAATTAATTTTACCGAAAATATAGTAAAAGTGAAAGCAGAGGGAGAAGCTAAATTTTCTTACCGAGTTATTGCCGACCACTTACGAGCAAGTAGCTTTTTAATAGCTGACGGCGTTATTCCTTCAAATGAGGGGCGTGGTTACGTACTTCGCCGCATTATGCGAAGATCCATGAGGCATGCTCATATGCTTGGGTCAAAAGAACCTTTAATGTATAAATTACTGCCAAAACTTGTTGATTTAATGGGGAATGTTTATCCTGAACTTAAAAGAGCAGAAAGCTTTATAAGCAGTATCTTAGAACAAGAAGAAATTAGATTTAAAGCCACATTAGAACGTGGTCTCAAACTTCTTACCGAAGAAACAGAAACGCTAACAAAAGGTAATAAATTATCAGGAGAAGTAGCATTTAAACTATACGATACTTACGGATTTCCGCTTGATTTAACCGAAGATATTCTAAAAAACCGTGATATTGCCGTTGATCACAAAGGGTTTGAAGAACAAATGCTTATGCAAAAAGAACTTGCTAGAAAATCTTGGCTTGGCTCCGGTGAATCAAAAACCAATCAGTTGTGGTTTGATATCAAAGAGCAACATGGTAGCACGGAGTTTTTAGGATATACACTTAATGAAGCAAAATGTAAAATAATTGCATTAATCAAAAATAATAATTTAGTTAATGATATAAAAGAAATAGATACACAATTCCTATTAATCAGCAACCAAACTCCTTTCTACGGTGAATCAGGCGGTCAAATAGGTGACATCGGAACGATATCTGCAAAAGATTCTGAAGTAGAAGTAATAGATACTTTAAAATATTTAGGTTCTATTATAGTCCACAAATGTATTTTGAAAAAGGGGCAGATTAACGTAGGCGAGAATGCTAATTTTAGTATAGACATAAGATATAGGCAAAATTTAAGAATTCATCATTCGGCAACGCATATATTACATGCAGTACTGCATGAGGTACTTGGGAAACATGTTACTCAAAAAGGTTCGTTAGTCGCTCCGACTTATTTACGCTTTGATATTAGCCATTCTAAAGCTGTGACTAATGAAGAAATCACTTTAATCGAAGATAAGGTAAATGAGATTATTAGAGATAATCATGAAGTAACTACTACATTAATGGCAACTGAAGATGCAATTAAACAAGGAGCTATGGCACTGTTTGGCGAGAAATACGACTCTGAAGTAAGAGTAGTTAAGATGGGTGAGACTTCTTTAGAATTATGCGGCGGTACGCATGTCAGACGTACCGGTGACATCGGTTGCTTTAAAATCACAAGCGAAAGTGCTATAGCAGCAGGTGTTCGTAGAATTGAAGCAGTTTGCGGTGAATTCGTAATTACATTAATGAGAGAAAATGATAGTTTACTTAAATCGATAGAAAGCAGTTTCAAAACTAATAAAAATGAACTTATTACTAAGGTTAATAATATCTTAGAGCGTAACAAGGAAGTTGAGAAAGAGTTAGAAAAAACTCTTTTAGCTAGTTTAGATTTAAGTATAGAGCAAATTGAAAAGCAAGCTGCACAAATAACAGGAATAAAACTATTATATAAAAAAGTAGGAAATATAGACAATAAAATATTACGTCAAGCTGCCGAAAATTTAACAAAAAAAGTAGAAGATTTGATAATGGTATATATTGCCGAGGGAATTGGTAAATTATCTATTACGGTTGCGGTGAGTAAAGCTATAACAGACAAATACAATGCAGATATAATTGCAAAAAAACTTTCTTTATTCTTAGGTGGCAGCGGCGGAGGTGGACAAGCAAGCCTTGCTCAAGCCGGTGGAAATGATATAGGTAAGCTAACTAACATCCATGAAAAATTATACAGTTTATTGACAGTGTAG
- the truA gene encoding tRNA pseudouridine(38-40) synthase TruA encodes MYRYKITIEYLGTDLAGWQRQAGVMSVQQILEEAIYKFSGEQVILFGAGRTDAGVHAVGQVAHFDLSKYLEPHKIITAINYFVRPYAVGVWNCELAPNNFHARFSATSRYYIYRIINRPYPSVIDLNRAWWISSPLDVPAMQQAAAYLLGKHDFTSFRASSCQSKSPIKTLTELNIIKEDEEIKLYLSAPSFLHHMVRNIVGSLVLVGKNIWQAEQIKDVLEAKDRKAAGPTAPASGLYFVKAAY; translated from the coding sequence ATGTATCGATATAAAATTACCATTGAATATTTAGGCACGGATCTTGCAGGTTGGCAAAGACAAGCAGGAGTAATGTCGGTACAGCAGATATTAGAAGAAGCGATTTATAAATTTTCCGGTGAACAGGTGATATTGTTTGGGGCAGGAAGGACAGATGCCGGTGTTCATGCTGTAGGTCAAGTAGCACATTTTGATCTTTCAAAATATTTAGAACCTCACAAAATTATTACAGCTATCAACTATTTTGTAAGACCGTATGCCGTAGGAGTATGGAATTGTGAATTAGCCCCCAATAATTTTCATGCTAGGTTTTCGGCTACCTCTCGTTATTATATATATAGAATTATTAATAGACCTTATCCATCGGTAATTGATTTAAATAGAGCATGGTGGATTAGTTCACCTTTAGATGTTCCGGCTATGCAACAAGCTGCCGCCTATCTATTAGGCAAACATGATTTTACTTCATTTAGGGCTAGCTCATGTCAATCAAAATCACCGATTAAAACTTTAACTGAACTTAATATTATTAAAGAAGACGAAGAAATAAAATTATATCTTTCAGCCCCGTCATTTTTGCATCATATGGTACGTAATATTGTTGGCAGTTTAGTACTTGTTGGTAAAAATATTTGGCAGGCAGAACAAATTAAAGATGTTTTAGAAGCCAAAGATAGAAAAGCCGCTGGTCCTACTGCTCCCGCCTCCGGTCTTTATTTTGTGAAAGCAGCGTATTAA
- the rpoD gene encoding RNA polymerase sigma factor RpoD yields MSNSNIDNDLDKIDSLLKKAKSKKIPVTYDDINNALPLNKNPSIRQLEEAILKFSDAGVDILESNEDDEIKLDIGMDEEFKLSTNVDNEPEDEVEEENIGTTDDPVRLYLKDMGGVDLLTREHEVEIAKRIEEGHKTMTASLCRSPIAMRCFIVWYEDLVNEKMLLRDLIDLEANMLHDETPENDEEHSSETEGEEHEDNHLSMSRVETQILPNIIERMKKIAFICEELLIEAKKCYEKSFEPKVLQNSKKYNNLELLINEVSEIHFNSKRTEEILGKMYGINRDLINKETAFLKLAEKYGVTRQNFLDEYIGSVINAAWKEKMLKNKKVAWKELMTKESDYIDQMIAELSVIESKTGLLVNDFKKLVNTIQKSERQTLQAKKDMIEANLRLVISIAKKYANRGLQFLDLIQEGNIGLMKAVDKFEYRRGYKFSTYATWWIRQAITRAIADQARTIRIPVHMIETINKILRTSRQMLNELGYEPTATEIANRLSMPLDKVRKVMKIAKEPISLENPVGDDSDGGQLGDFIEDKNAVAPIDAAIQSNLREVTTRVLATLTPREERVLRMRFGIGMNTDHTLEEVGQQFKVTRERIRQIESKALRKLQHPIRSKKLNSFRSGGKRGDGNPSDLLEA; encoded by the coding sequence ATGAGCAATAGCAATATAGACAATGATCTAGATAAAATAGATAGTTTACTTAAAAAAGCTAAATCTAAAAAGATACCGGTCACTTATGATGATATAAACAACGCTCTTCCTCTTAATAAAAATCCTTCAATAAGACAATTAGAGGAAGCTATATTAAAATTTTCCGATGCAGGAGTAGATATTTTAGAATCTAATGAAGATGATGAAATTAAGCTTGATATCGGAATGGATGAAGAATTTAAGCTATCTACCAATGTTGATAATGAACCTGAGGATGAGGTAGAAGAAGAAAATATAGGTACTACCGATGATCCTGTAAGATTATATCTTAAGGATATGGGGGGAGTCGATCTTTTAACTCGTGAACATGAAGTAGAAATAGCAAAAAGGATTGAGGAAGGACATAAAACAATGACTGCTTCCTTATGTAGAAGCCCTATTGCTATGCGTTGTTTTATAGTATGGTATGAAGATTTAGTTAATGAAAAAATGTTACTACGTGATCTGATAGATTTAGAAGCTAACATGTTACATGACGAAACACCCGAAAATGATGAAGAACATAGTAGTGAGACCGAAGGAGAAGAGCATGAGGATAATCACTTATCTATGTCTAGAGTAGAAACGCAGATATTACCTAATATTATAGAGCGTATGAAAAAGATTGCTTTTATCTGCGAAGAGCTACTCATTGAAGCTAAAAAATGTTATGAGAAATCTTTTGAGCCAAAGGTTTTACAAAATAGCAAAAAATATAATAATTTGGAATTATTAATAAATGAAGTTTCGGAAATACATTTTAATTCTAAAAGAACGGAAGAAATTTTAGGTAAGATGTATGGAATAAATCGTGATTTAATTAATAAAGAAACAGCTTTTTTAAAACTTGCTGAAAAATATGGAGTAACTCGCCAAAATTTCCTTGATGAATATATAGGATCGGTTATCAATGCAGCATGGAAAGAAAAAATGCTGAAAAATAAAAAAGTCGCTTGGAAAGAGTTAATGACTAAAGAATCGGATTATATAGATCAAATGATTGCTGAATTATCGGTTATAGAATCTAAAACCGGTCTTTTAGTTAATGATTTTAAAAAACTAGTGAATACTATACAAAAAAGCGAGAGACAAACGCTACAAGCAAAAAAAGATATGATAGAAGCGAATTTACGTTTAGTTATATCTATTGCTAAAAAATACGCTAATAGAGGATTGCAGTTTTTAGATTTAATTCAAGAAGGTAATATAGGACTTATGAAAGCAGTGGATAAATTTGAATATCGCCGTGGTTATAAATTCTCTACCTATGCTACGTGGTGGATTAGACAAGCTATAACAAGAGCTATTGCCGATCAAGCAAGGACTATACGTATTCCTGTGCATATGATTGAAACAATTAATAAGATACTACGTACTTCAAGACAAATGCTTAATGAACTCGGATACGAACCAACAGCAACGGAAATCGCTAACCGTCTTTCAATGCCGCTTGATAAAGTGCGTAAAGTCATGAAAATAGCTAAAGAACCTATAAGTCTTGAGAATCCCGTAGGTGATGATAGTGACGGCGGTCAATTAGGCGATTTTATCGAAGATAAGAATGCAGTAGCACCGATTGATGCGGCAATTCAGTCAAATTTACGAGAAGTTACCACTAGAGTACTTGCCACCCTTACGCCTCGTGAAGAAAGAGTGCTTAGAATGCGTTTCGGTATAGGTATGAATACTGACCATACATTAGAAGAAGTAGGGCAGCAATTTAAAGTAACTAGAGAACGTATAAGACAAATCGAGTCAAAAGCTTTAAGAAAGTTACAACATCCTATTAGATCCAAAAAACTTAATAGCTTTAGAAGCGGAGGAAAGCGTGGTGATGGTAATCCATCGGATTTACTAGAAGCATGA
- the dnaG gene encoding DNA primase, producing the protein MRVAPEFYEFLRNRINISDVVRQKVALTRKSGNYVGLCPFHQEKTPSFTVSNSKRFFYCFGCKAAGDVIKFTSNISGLSYNESAIKLAIDYGIEIPKLTAKQKEFYEESDEILNILELANKFFRTQLTPEILHYLHERGITEETVKEFSIGFAPKNNKFEKFFHDKNIDIIKLGKAGLIGKRENGEIYNLFSNRITIPIRNIYNKIVGFGGRVLGEGLPKYLNSPETTVFQKSETLYGEHKAISSSYKKNHSILVEGYFDVIALHQAGFSETVASLGTSVTENHLHKLWRAGDEIILCLDGDNAGIKASIRTINLALPLINSEKKISFIRLPSGLDPDDAVNKNGADFFAKLIDKRISLSEMIWHIEYSGKSFKTAEEKANLEKNLKNYCSKISDSDLKVSYYRFFKDQIWQNLVTTQKKATTKNSNLAPIISSHGYSELEILEHAFCALLVKFPIILEEKDIRDFILNLNFNNKSLEEFRNWYLNEIIDNNVEASEITAIVEKTSFFDIFLLLSKTDNLFLDISCNKNNIRLDLLWQWLHKKYYLINLQQEYAITINSTDNHDFEKVLLYKKEILKIANELQVLNESFINHTIT; encoded by the coding sequence ATGAGAGTTGCACCAGAATTTTATGAGTTCTTAAGAAACCGTATTAACATATCGGATGTAGTGCGGCAAAAAGTAGCTTTAACTAGAAAATCCGGTAACTATGTAGGTTTATGTCCCTTCCATCAAGAAAAGACCCCATCTTTTACGGTTAGTAATAGTAAGAGATTTTTCTATTGTTTTGGTTGTAAAGCAGCCGGTGACGTTATAAAATTTACTTCTAATATTAGCGGTTTATCTTATAATGAGTCTGCTATAAAGCTTGCAATCGATTACGGTATAGAGATACCGAAATTAACTGCAAAACAGAAAGAATTTTATGAAGAATCCGATGAAATTCTAAATATTTTAGAACTCGCCAATAAGTTTTTCAGGACACAATTAACACCTGAAATATTACATTATCTACACGAAAGGGGTATTACCGAAGAAACAGTAAAAGAGTTTTCAATAGGTTTTGCCCCGAAGAATAATAAATTTGAAAAATTTTTTCACGATAAAAATATAGATATTATAAAACTTGGTAAAGCAGGGCTAATCGGCAAGCGAGAAAACGGTGAAATATATAATTTATTTTCTAACCGTATTACTATTCCAATTAGAAATATTTACAATAAAATTGTAGGCTTTGGCGGTAGAGTACTAGGGGAGGGGCTGCCTAAATACTTAAATTCACCTGAAACTACAGTATTTCAAAAAAGTGAAACTCTATACGGTGAGCATAAAGCGATAAGCAGTAGCTATAAAAAAAATCATTCGATTTTAGTAGAAGGTTATTTTGATGTTATAGCACTACATCAAGCAGGTTTTAGTGAAACGGTTGCGAGTCTCGGTACTAGCGTTACTGAGAATCACTTACATAAATTGTGGCGTGCTGGCGATGAAATTATATTATGTCTTGACGGAGATAATGCAGGCATAAAAGCTAGTATAAGAACTATTAACTTAGCATTACCGCTTATTAATAGTGAAAAGAAAATTTCTTTTATTAGGTTACCCAGCGGACTTGATCCCGATGATGCAGTAAATAAAAACGGTGCTGATTTTTTTGCAAAGCTTATAGATAAAAGAATAAGCTTATCAGAAATGATTTGGCATATTGAGTATAGCGGCAAGAGTTTTAAAACTGCGGAAGAAAAAGCTAATTTAGAGAAAAATTTAAAAAATTATTGCAGCAAAATATCGGATAGTGATTTAAAAGTAAGTTATTACAGGTTTTTTAAAGATCAAATATGGCAAAATTTAGTTACAACGCAGAAGAAAGCTACAACTAAAAACTCAAATTTGGCTCCTATAATTTCAAGTCACGGCTATTCGGAGCTTGAAATACTAGAACACGCTTTTTGTGCTTTGTTGGTTAAATTTCCTATAATACTTGAAGAAAAAGATATTAGAGATTTCATCTTAAATTTAAATTTTAATAATAAATCGCTTGAAGAATTCCGTAATTGGTATTTAAACGAGATTATAGATAATAACGTAGAAGCAAGTGAAATTACTGCAATTGTGGAAAAAACTAGCTTTTTTGATATTTTTTTATTATTATCAAAAACGGATAATTTGTTTTTAGATATCTCATGTAATAAAAATAATATCAGACTGGATTTATTATGGCAGTGGCTACATAAGAAATATTATCTAATAAATTTACAACAAGAATACGCTATTACCATAAACAGTACTGACAATCACGACTTTGAAAAAGTTTTACTATATAAAAAAGAAATTCTGAAGATTGCAAATGAACTGCAAGTTTTAAACGAATCTTTTATTAATCACACGATAACTTAA
- a CDS encoding diacylglycerol/polyprenol kinase family protein → MEIKDFDFEKKRKIFHLLAIIFPLLYLFIPRTAITLLLFIITAITLYLDVSRHNNAKISEFVTRFFSKVIRLEENNGSFALSGVSFMMIGFFLTALLFPKNLVICSWLILIISDCLAALVGVKIGNSLGNGKSIAGSITFLASAIFISILVYFYLGYNTSFISIIISCIGATLAEFYSKDLKINDNLSIPLSYCLSTAILSYIL, encoded by the coding sequence ATGGAAATTAAAGATTTTGACTTTGAGAAAAAGCGTAAAATTTTCCACCTATTGGCTATAATATTTCCGCTGCTTTATTTATTTATTCCAAGAACCGCTATTACGTTATTATTATTTATAATAACGGCTATTACATTATATTTAGATGTATCACGTCATAATAATGCAAAAATTAGCGAATTTGTAACTAGATTTTTTTCAAAAGTTATAAGGCTTGAAGAAAATAACGGTTCTTTTGCTTTAAGCGGCGTTAGCTTTATGATGATCGGTTTTTTCTTAACTGCTCTTCTTTTCCCTAAAAATTTAGTGATTTGTTCATGGTTGATTTTAATTATTTCAGATTGTTTAGCGGCTCTTGTCGGCGTTAAAATAGGAAATAGCTTAGGTAACGGTAAATCTATAGCCGGTTCTATTACCTTTTTAGCTTCTGCAATTTTTATAAGTATATTAGTGTATTTCTATTTAGGATATAATACAAGTTTTATTAGTATTATTATAAGCTGCATAGGGGCTACATTAGCTGAATTTTATTCAAAAGATTTAAAAATTAACGATAATTTGTCTATACCGCTTTCTTATTGTCTTTCTACAGCTATTCTTTCCTACATATTGTAA
- the greA gene encoding transcription elongation factor GreA has translation MNTKFPITAKGFEKLEHELKHLKHVERKKISADIAEAREHGDLSENAEYEAAREKQAFIEGRIKELEDMTARAEIIDIGKLSGDNIKFGATVTLIDDDTEEEVTYIIVGEYEADITRKRVSIASPIAKALIGKSVGDFVEVTTPKGSKSYEVVTVEYKELEL, from the coding sequence ATGAATACAAAATTTCCTATCACCGCTAAAGGTTTTGAAAAATTAGAACACGAGCTTAAACATTTAAAACATGTAGAACGTAAAAAAATTAGTGCAGATATAGCAGAAGCACGAGAACATGGCGATTTATCCGAGAATGCGGAATATGAAGCGGCACGTGAGAAACAAGCATTTATAGAAGGGCGTATTAAAGAGCTTGAAGATATGACGGCAAGAGCGGAAATTATTGATATTGGTAAATTATCGGGAGATAACATAAAATTCGGGGCTACGGTTACTTTGATCGACGACGATACTGAAGAAGAAGTAACATATATTATTGTAGGAGAATATGAAGCCGATATAACTAGAAAAAGAGTTTCAATCGCTTCTCCTATAGCAAAAGCTTTGATTGGAAAATCGGTAGGTGATTTTGTAGAAGTTACAACACCGAAAGGATCTAAATCATACGAAGTAGTTACCGTTGAATATAAAGAACTAGAACTTTAA
- a CDS encoding NAD(P) transhydrogenase subunit alpha encodes MNQLPTMAKQAAEIAHNTQELSDKLKDLVIDTSWQTNTSTIDPLVFAITIFVLASFVGYYVVWKVTPALHTPLMSITNAISGIIVLSSMIAASSSAFGFPGLLGYFATLLASINIFGGFIVTKRMLEMFKKK; translated from the coding sequence ATGAATCAATTACCGACGATGGCTAAACAGGCTGCTGAAATTGCCCATAATACCCAAGAATTATCAGATAAATTAAAAGATTTGGTAATAGATACTAGTTGGCAAACAAACACAAGTACTATAGATCCGCTAGTATTTGCTATAACTATTTTTGTATTAGCTTCTTTTGTGGGCTATTATGTTGTGTGGAAAGTAACGCCTGCACTCCATACTCCGCTTATGTCTATTACTAACGCTATTTCAGGTATTATAGTTCTTAGTTCTATGATTGCTGCAAGTAGCTCTGCTTTTGGGTTCCCTGGTCTACTAGGGTATTTTGCAACGCTGCTTGCTTCTATAAATATCTTCGGCGGATTTATAGTAACAAAAAGAATGCTCGAGATGTTTAAGAAGAAGTAA
- a CDS encoding NAD(P) transhydrogenase subunit alpha produces MKIVALKEKAKNETRAVITPEVAGLLVKKGYTVMVEKDIGLHAGFLDEEYVALGAKISSVPLEIISDADIILKVQPSSVTDKYSELEFAKKGAIIVGLLSPYLNHEYIKAAAKKNLTTFAMEFVPRITKAQNMDALSSQSNLVGYRAVIEASYHYTRAFPMMMTAAGTISPCKTLVLGIGVAGLQAIATAKRLGSIVAGYDVRAATKEQVESLGAKFVSPELQEDLQDKSGYAYESSEDYKAKQEEFLAKIIKGYDIVITTAQIPGKKAPLLVTEKMLESMKRGSVIVDIATSTGGNVEDSEPDKIVTKHGVTIIGLSNLATKIATDSSKLYAKNLYNFLTYALQDGKFNMDDALVREMLITKDGKIVSEKLNI; encoded by the coding sequence ATGAAAATCGTTGCTTTAAAAGAAAAAGCCAAGAATGAAACACGAGCCGTAATAACTCCTGAAGTAGCAGGATTGCTAGTCAAAAAAGGCTATACGGTTATGGTAGAAAAAGATATAGGGCTTCATGCCGGTTTTCTTGATGAAGAATATGTTGCTCTAGGTGCTAAAATATCTTCGGTACCACTCGAAATTATTTCTGATGCTGATATTATATTAAAGGTGCAACCTTCATCCGTTACAGATAAATATAGTGAGCTTGAATTTGCAAAAAAAGGAGCAATTATTGTAGGATTATTATCGCCTTATTTAAATCATGAATATATAAAAGCGGCAGCTAAAAAAAACCTTACGACTTTTGCTATGGAGTTTGTGCCGAGAATTACTAAAGCTCAAAATATGGACGCTTTATCTTCTCAAAGTAACTTAGTAGGCTATAGAGCGGTAATTGAAGCAAGCTATCATTATACAAGGGCTTTTCCTATGATGATGACGGCAGCAGGGACGATTTCACCGTGTAAAACTTTAGTGCTTGGTATCGGTGTTGCCGGTCTTCAAGCTATTGCAACGGCAAAAAGGCTTGGTAGCATTGTTGCAGGATATGATGTAAGAGCTGCTACCAAAGAGCAGGTAGAAAGCTTAGGAGCTAAGTTTGTTTCACCGGAATTACAGGAGGATTTACAAGATAAATCAGGCTATGCTTACGAGAGTTCGGAAGATTATAAAGCTAAACAAGAAGAGTTTTTAGCAAAAATTATTAAAGGATATGATATAGTGATTACTACTGCACAAATTCCGGGAAAAAAAGCACCTCTGCTTGTTACGGAAAAAATGCTAGAATCTATGAAGCGCGGCTCAGTGATTGTTGATATAGCGACTAGTACAGGCGGGAACGTGGAAGATTCAGAACCGGATAAGATCGTTACTAAGCACGGAGTGACCATAATAGGTTTATCAAACCTTGCTACTAAAATTGCTACCGACAGCTCAAAATTATATGCTAAGAATTTGTATAATTTTCTAACCTATGCATTGCAAGATGGTAAGTTTAATATGGATGATGCGTTAGTACGTGAGATGTTGATTACTAAAGACGGAAAAATTGTGAGTGAGAAATTAAATATATGA